The genomic segment GCTGGATACTCTGTTGCAAAACATCGAAGCCATGCTGCGCACGCATGCGGATATCGATACCAGGCAGACGATCATGGTGAATTTCACCAGCTTCGGAGCCTCCAGTCTGGACTTTTTTGTCTACTGTTTTACCAAAACCACCGACTGGGCGACCTATCACAAGATCAAGCAAGCAGTGATGCTGGAAATCATCCGCATTATTCACGCTGAAGGTGCCGACTGCGCGTTCCCGACCCGGACATTACATCTGGATTCCATGCCGCCACAGGTGACGGCAGCGATGGCCGCCGACAGCATGGGCAGCAAGGCCTGACCCGAGACGGATAAGATGTTCCTTACTGTTGATCGTAGCAGTGAGGAACGCTTGCCAAAACGCATCAGCCAAAACCCGCCAGCCAAAACGCATCAGCAATGGTATGGTCTTTGTTTGAGGAATCAGCAACGACGGAGCCTTCATGACCCCAGGTCTTTCTTCTTATCAATGGCATACCGATATATCTCCCCTGGCCGACACTCTGACGACAGCACCGGATTATCTGATTATTCAGGATTTGGATGGCGTCTGTATGGGATTGGTGAATGACCCGCTGAGCCGCACGATGGATCCCGGTTATGTGCATGCAGTGCGTAACCAGGAAGGGCGTTTCTATGTCCTGACCAATGGCGAGCATATTGGCAAACGCGGTGTAAACCCGATGATTGATCGGGCGTTAGGAAATGGCGTTGCCAAAACCGAAGGGCTATATTTACCCGGCCTGGGCGCTGGCGGGGTGCAGCTGCAAAATCGTTTTGGCAAGGTCTCTCACCCTGGTGTCAGCTCACAGGAAATGGCCTTTTTGCTGCAAATCCCGGTCAAGGCCCGCTACTTTCTGATTAACCTGCTGGGCAACTCACCGTACAACCTCGCCAAGGAAAATATCCAGCTGCTGGCGGAAGCCGTGGTGCTGGATAACCGCGCTTCGCCGACCATCAATGCCAACTTGCTGAGTGCAGTACTGGGTTCGGTCACCCCTGTCAGGCAGTTACAACAAGACTTGCAGCGTTTTATGACCCGGCTGCTGCAAGACGCGCAGTCACAGGGTATGGGGGAGTCGTTTTTTATTCACTACGCCCCCAACCTGGGCACCGATCCGGCCACTGGGCTGGAACGTATCAAGCCTGCGGATGACAGCAGTTGGGGTACGACCGACTTTCAGTTCATGCTCAAAGGAGCGGTGAAAGAGTCCGGCGTGCTGGTGTTGCTGAACCAGTATTTCGCCGCCAAAACCGGGGCCTATCCGCTGGGAGCAGACTTCAGCGTGCGTACTGCGCCCGCTTCCCATAACGCGCTGCTGGAACTGGCGCAATCTGCTTTTGATCCGGCGTTAATGCCCAGAATTATAGGCGTTGGCGATACCATCACCTCTCACCAGATTGATGGTGAATGGCAACGCGGCGGCAGTGACCGGGGCTTTCTGACGCTGGTTCAGGATCTCGGCCAGGCGTTTGATTCCGACAACGTTGTGGTACTGATCGACAGCAGTGGTGATGAGGTTATACGCCCGGCGGTGGATACCGGCGCACTGCAGCGTTATTGCGCCACAGACCCGCAATACTGGCAAGCAGTGGCCGGATTAAGTGATGCCAATGACCCACTACGAGTGAATTTTGTGCTTGCTGGTCACTCTGAGTACCGGGCATTTTTTGTCTCTGCGTTGGGTTAACCGGTGTGCTTGAGCCGCTCGATTCGAGATCTGCGAGGCCGGTATTCTTGAGTGCTGGCAACAGACGGATGGACAGCAGTTGACATCTGCTGACGGATAACCCTATTTTCTCTCGGGGTTATTTATGATCCTGATTGCCACATCGGTCGATCAGTAATGACTATGACCCCCTTATAAAAGATCAATTTAATCTATGATCTGAAAACGCGCATTATCAATCTCGTTCCCAGTCACATCACATTCACTCCATGGAGTAACAACGATGATCAACACTGAAATCAAGCCATTTGCAGCGACCGCTTTCAAAAACGGTGAGTTCGTAGATATCACTGAAGCCGATGTGAAAGGCAAGTGGGCAGTATTCTTTTTCTACCCAGCCGACTTCACCTTCGTATGCCCAACCGAACTGGAAGACCTGGCCAGCAAGTACGACGAACTGCAAAAGCTGGGCGTAGAAGTGTTCTCGGTATCTACCGACACTCACTTCTGTCACAAAGCATGGCACGACACTTCCGAAGCTATCGGCAAAATCAACTACTACATGGTCGGCGACCAGACTGCCACCATCACCAGCAACTTCGGTGTACTGCGTGAAGGCCAGGGCCTGGCAGATCGCGCTACCTTCCTGATTGATCCAGAAGGTGTGATTCAGGCAATGGAAATCACTGCTGAAGGCATTGGCCGTGATGCAGACGACCTGATGCGTAAAGTGAAAGCGGCTCAGTACGTCGCATCTCACCCAGGTGAAGTATGCCCAGCCAAGTGGAAAGAAGGCGAAGCGACACTGGCTCCGTCTCTCGATCTGGTTGGCAAAATCTAAACTGATCGAAGTTGACTGCGTTGCTCATGCAGCGTTGGAATCAGGCTCGAAATGCTCATTTACAGACTCGTAAACTCGGCTTTCTCGCTTGATTCCGCCTTGCCTGACCTGCCTCACCGATGCTTCGGGTCGCAGGTCAACCCAAGGTTATCCTCATCGATGCAGCGTTACAGGGTGGGTCTTGCCCACCAGGGGTTCCGGGCCAGCTTTGGAACCCCCAGCCTTGATTTTTTACCCACCCATGGCGATTTATCTCACTGTGGATCTTGATAGTGGGTAGAGACTCGCAAATTTTTAACTCAATTCAATCCGGATGGTGATTTATGTTAGATACCAACATGAAACAACAACTGGGCACCTATCTTCAGAAAATCGTTCGTCCGATTGAGTTGACGGTGTCTGTAAACGAAACGCCCAAGTCCAAAGAACTGGAAGAACTGGCGCGTGAAATTTCTGACATGTCAGGGAATATTGCCCTGACCATCAAAACTGATGACGCGGGCCGAGTGCCACGTATGGCGGTTGGCCCGGAAGGCGAGCCAGCCCGTGTCACCTTTGCCGGTGTGCCGATGGGCCACGAGTTCACCTCGTTGGTGCTGGCCTTACTGCAAGCCGGTGGCTACCCGAGCAAGGAAAAAGCGGAATTACAGCAACAGGCCAAAGGTCTCTCCAAATCTCTGAACTTCGAAGTGTACATTTCGCTGTCGTGCCACAACTGCCCGGACGTGGTGCAGGCCATTAACCTGATGGCGGTACTGAACCCGAATGTGACCGCAACCATGATTGATGGTGGCGTCTTCCCTAAAGAAGTGGAAGAGCTGGGCATTATGGCGGTGCCGACGCTGATGCTGAACGGCGAACCGTTTGGTAATGGCCGCATGACGCTGGAAGAAATCCTCAACAAGGTTGACGATAGCGCCGAAGAGAAAAAAGCCGCTGAACTGGCTGCCAAGGCACCGTTTGATGTGCTGGTGGTGGGGGGTGGCCCAGCCGGTGCGTCGGCTGCCATTTATACCGCCCGTAAAGGTATTCGTACCGGTATCGTGGCCGACCGTTTTGGTGGTCAGGTGATGGATACCATGGCGATCGAGAACTTTATCTCCGTCAAGGCGACCGATGGCCCACGACTCGTCGCCGGGCTGGAAGAACACGTCAAGGAATACGATATTGACGTGATGACCAACCAGCGCGCCGTCAATATCCGCGAGATAGACGGTGCTGATGGCAAAAAGATCAAGCAGGTTGAACTGGAAAACGGCGCAATATTAACCGCCAAAGCCGTCATCCTGGCGACCGGTGCCCGCTGGCGCGAAATGAACGTACCGGGTGAAGACCAGTACAAAACCAAAGGCGTGGCGTTCTGCCCGCACTGTGATGGCCCGCTGTTCAAAGGCAAGCCGGTGGCCGTGATTGGTGGTGGTAACTCCGGTATCGAAGCCGCGATTGACCTCGCCGGTATCGTTGAACACGTGACCGTACTGGAATTTGCCGACACCCTGCGTGCCGACGCTGTGCTGGTGAAAAAAGCCGAATCGCTGGCCAACGTCACCATCATCAAGGAAGCCATGACCACAGAAGTGATAGGCGACGGCAACAAGGTGATTGGTCTGAAATACAAGAATCGCCGCAACGATGAAGAACACCTGTTAGACGTAGCCGGGATCTTCGTCCAGATTGGTCTGGTACCGAACAGCGATTTCCTGAAAAACAGTCTCGAACTCAGCAACCGTGGTGAGATCGTGATTGATAGCCGTGGTCAGACCAGTATGCCAGGAGTGTTTGCTGCCGGAGACGTCACCACCGTGCCGTTCAAGCAGATCATCATCTCCATGGGTGCCGGAGCGACCGCCGCACTGGGGGCGTTTGATTATCTGATTCGTAACTGAGTCAGGCCGCCACAGGCCGGTTATTAGCAGAAAAAAGCCACCGTAGCGATACGGTGGCTTTTTTATTGATCGGTCTAAATCTCGATCTGTTGGTCATGCCTGACTTTTTTTCGTCAGCCACACTTCCAACCCCTGGGCATTCAGATTGGCATCGGTTGCCAGCCACTGTTTGGCCAGTGTTATATCGAATGCGGGATTAACCTGTTGTACCCGTTCCAATAACCAGGCGGCCAAACTGTCGGTGATGCGTTGTAGGCGCCCTTCTACGGGTGTCTGTTGTTGTTCAGCGATAGCCACTACCGTATCGAGAGAGTCGAGTAGCTGCTGAACATTATGCTCTGTGGGCCGAATGGCACCGTAGTGGGTCAGGTACATAAATTCCGGCTTTAATCCGGCCAGGCGCAGGATGCTGGCACGCATGGCTTCGGGGTCGAAGTGTATGGGCGTGGTGGTGACGAATAACAGATTCTCACCTGCATCGTTATCAAACATACGGTAAGAGACGCCGAAGGTGTCGCCGGTAAAGATGCTGTTGCTGCCACTGTCGAGAACACAAAAATGGTGTTTGGCGTGCCCTTGTGTATCGAGGAAGGTGAGGGTACGGCCGTTAAAATCGAGTGTAAACGCATCTGCAGCTTCTATCACCCGTTCGGCAGCGATCGGTATCAGTGCGCCATACAATGAGTCGTATCGTTCATCGCCATACACTGCACGGGTTCCGGCCTCCAGTTTGGAGGGATCAATCATATGGGCTGCGCCCCGAGGGTGAATCACCAGACGGGCATTCGGGCACTCAGCCATCAGTTTGCCAGCGCCGGCGGCATGATCGAGATGGACATGGGTCGGAATCACATAATCGACCTGTTCCGGAGTCAGGCCCAGGGCGGCAATATGATCAAGTATGTGGGGAACGGTGTAGGCGGTGCCGGTTTCTATAATGGCCAGGCGCTCACCCTGACGAATCACATAAACGCTGGCTACACCAGGGGTGACGTAGTCGGCATCCAGCTGCCAGATACCGTGGGGATGGACGATGGCTGGCGGATAAGGGGTAGGCAGATTGGTGGTTATTGTTGTCATCAGGCACCTCTGGTTGTTTGGTCGTCAGTAGGAACGGTCTTATTGTCAGTACATCAGCAGTGTTGGTGAATCACAATCAGTTAATTGACGGAAGATAGGTATCGCAATTGGATAGAATCCTGATGTATGGCTTGAAAATGTAAAAGTCATTGAAATTTAATTTTTACATAATTACAATTTGTAAAAAATCGAGATGGAGTGATTGAAAATGACTGTCAAAATTGAAGTGAGCCTAACGCTTTACCAGCGTCTTGAGGCTTTGGCGAGCGGTTTCGATTCTCCATCTAATGTGATCGAAAGATTGTTAGACAGGCATGAGAAAAGTCATTGTAAGTCAAATTGCAGTGATGCTGTTCCCGAAGGACGAAGTAGTGGAAGTCGACTGTTTACAAATAAAGAAATTCAACAGCGAATTTCATTGTCAGCAAAAAATATGCCATCAGAAGTTCTT from the Candidatus Thalassolituus haligoni genome contains:
- the stpA gene encoding glucosylglycerol 3-phosphatase; its protein translation is MTPGLSSYQWHTDISPLADTLTTAPDYLIIQDLDGVCMGLVNDPLSRTMDPGYVHAVRNQEGRFYVLTNGEHIGKRGVNPMIDRALGNGVAKTEGLYLPGLGAGGVQLQNRFGKVSHPGVSSQEMAFLLQIPVKARYFLINLLGNSPYNLAKENIQLLAEAVVLDNRASPTINANLLSAVLGSVTPVRQLQQDLQRFMTRLLQDAQSQGMGESFFIHYAPNLGTDPATGLERIKPADDSSWGTTDFQFMLKGAVKESGVLVLLNQYFAAKTGAYPLGADFSVRTAPASHNALLELAQSAFDPALMPRIIGVGDTITSHQIDGEWQRGGSDRGFLTLVQDLGQAFDSDNVVVLIDSSGDEVIRPAVDTGALQRYCATDPQYWQAVAGLSDANDPLRVNFVLAGHSEYRAFFVSALG
- the ahpC gene encoding alkyl hydroperoxide reductase subunit C encodes the protein MINTEIKPFAATAFKNGEFVDITEADVKGKWAVFFFYPADFTFVCPTELEDLASKYDELQKLGVEVFSVSTDTHFCHKAWHDTSEAIGKINYYMVGDQTATITSNFGVLREGQGLADRATFLIDPEGVIQAMEITAEGIGRDADDLMRKVKAAQYVASHPGEVCPAKWKEGEATLAPSLDLVGKI
- the ahpF gene encoding alkyl hydroperoxide reductase subunit F codes for the protein MLDTNMKQQLGTYLQKIVRPIELTVSVNETPKSKELEELAREISDMSGNIALTIKTDDAGRVPRMAVGPEGEPARVTFAGVPMGHEFTSLVLALLQAGGYPSKEKAELQQQAKGLSKSLNFEVYISLSCHNCPDVVQAINLMAVLNPNVTATMIDGGVFPKEVEELGIMAVPTLMLNGEPFGNGRMTLEEILNKVDDSAEEKKAAELAAKAPFDVLVVGGGPAGASAAIYTARKGIRTGIVADRFGGQVMDTMAIENFISVKATDGPRLVAGLEEHVKEYDIDVMTNQRAVNIREIDGADGKKIKQVELENGAILTAKAVILATGARWREMNVPGEDQYKTKGVAFCPHCDGPLFKGKPVAVIGGGNSGIEAAIDLAGIVEHVTVLEFADTLRADAVLVKKAESLANVTIIKEAMTTEVIGDGNKVIGLKYKNRRNDEEHLLDVAGIFVQIGLVPNSDFLKNSLELSNRGEIVIDSRGQTSMPGVFAAGDVTTVPFKQIIISMGAGATAALGAFDYLIRN
- a CDS encoding MBL fold metallo-hydrolase; amino-acid sequence: MTTITTNLPTPYPPAIVHPHGIWQLDADYVTPGVASVYVIRQGERLAIIETGTAYTVPHILDHIAALGLTPEQVDYVIPTHVHLDHAAGAGKLMAECPNARLVIHPRGAAHMIDPSKLEAGTRAVYGDERYDSLYGALIPIAAERVIEAADAFTLDFNGRTLTFLDTQGHAKHHFCVLDSGSNSIFTGDTFGVSYRMFDNDAGENLLFVTTTPIHFDPEAMRASILRLAGLKPEFMYLTHYGAIRPTEHNVQQLLDSLDTVVAIAEQQQTPVEGRLQRITDSLAAWLLERVQQVNPAFDITLAKQWLATDANLNAQGLEVWLTKKSQA